In one Heptranchias perlo isolate sHepPer1 chromosome 25, sHepPer1.hap1, whole genome shotgun sequence genomic region, the following are encoded:
- the LOC137342340 gene encoding immunoglobulin lambda-1 light chain-like yields the protein MSYWIRIVSTLVFCVVYLNAQVTVNQPRSMSTSPGNNVQISCTMSGANLGSGAVSWYQQIPGNTPRLLVYYWSGSSIYRGPGISERFSGSVSGNTGIFTMSNAQSEDAADYYCAMWSNGIFFGKETRLCVGSPQEPSVSVLPPSSDEITTKNMATLVCLVNRFKPGAVEIEWTVDGSVRGNGVETSRIQQETDNTFSVSSYLTLSASEWNSHELYSCVVKHETQASPLQTSIARSSCI from the exons ATGTCTTACTGGATCCGCATTGTCAGTACGCTGGTGTTTTGCGTAGTTT ATTTAAACGCGCAAGTTACAGTAAACCAGCCTCGTTCGATGTCAACTTCTCCGGGAAACAACGTCCAAATCAGTTGTACAATGTCTGGTGCCAATTTAGGAAGCGGTGCTGTCTCCTGGTACCAGCAGATTCCGGGGAATACGCCCAGGCTTCTGGTCTACTATTGGTCCGGCAGCAGCATTTACAGGGGCCCGGGTATTTCAGAACGGTTCTCCGGCTCCGTATCAGGCAACACGGGAATATTTACAATGTCTAATGCACAATCTGAGGACGCTGCGGACTATTACTGTGCTATGTGGTCTAACGGTATATTCTTCGGGAAAGAAACACGACTGTGTGTTGGCA GTCCACAGGAACCATCGGTCTCCGTCCTTCCGCCTTCATCGGACGAAATCACAACAAAGAACATGGCGACCCTGGTGTGTTTGGTAAACCGTTTTAAGCCGGGTGCTGTGGAGATTGAATGGACTGTGGATGGCAGTGTCAGAGGGAATGGTGTTGAGACAAGTCGGATCCAACAGGAGACGGACAACACGTTTAGTGTGAGCAGTTATCTGACCCTGTCAGCCTCAGAGTGGAACTCACACGAGCTTTACTCCTGTGTCGTTAAACATGAGACTCAGGCAAGCCCGCTTCAAACAAGTATCGCGAGATCCAGCTGTATCTGA